One segment of Sylvia atricapilla isolate bSylAtr1 chromosome 8, bSylAtr1.pri, whole genome shotgun sequence DNA contains the following:
- the NDST2 gene encoding bifunctional heparan sulfate N-deacetylase/N-sulfotransferase 2 produces MIQLWKVVRHVRQLELHRLILLLIAFSLISMCILAYYVTNSPKIKEPPPLPFSDCSSQHRILIPPQASWRLTKSVDTSRTDPVVLVFVESIYSQLGQEIVAILESSRFKYRTEIAPGKGDMPTLTDKDRGRYALIIYENILKYVNLDAWNRELLDKYCVEYGVGIIGFFKANENSLLSAQLKGFPLFLHSNLGLRDYHINPSAPLLYVTRANEVEQGPLPGDDWTVFQSNHSTYEPVLLASTKSSESIPHLATHKALHATVMQDLGLHDGIQRVLFGNNLNFWLHKLIFVDAIAYLTGKRLCLTLDRYILVDIDDIFVGKEGTRMKVSDVEALLSTQNKLRTLVPNFTFNLGFSGKFYHTGTDEEDEGDDMLLKHRKEFWWFPHMWSHMQPHLFHNVTVLAEQMKLNKQFAVEHGIPTDLGYAVAPHHSGVYPVHTQLYEAWKSVWSIQVTSTEEYPHLRPARYRRGFIHNGIMVLPRQTCGLFTHTIFYNEYPGGSKELDKSIRGGELFLTVLLNPISIFMTHLSNYGNDRLGLYTFESLVKFVQCWTNLRLQTLPPVQLAKKYFEIFPQEKNPLWQNPCDDKRHKDIWSKEKTCDRLPKFLIVGPQKTGTTAVHFFLTMHPAVTSNFPSPSTFEEIQFFNGPNYHKGIDWYMEFFPIPSNASTDFMFEKSANYFDTEVVPKRGAALLPRAKIITVLINPADRAYSWYQHQRAHNDPVALNYTFYQVISAKAQAPQELRNLQSRCLFPGWYSTHLERWLTYYPSGQLLIVDGQELRHNPASVMDNIQKFLGVSPLFNYTQALRFDEAKGFWCQLLDGGKTKCLGKSKGRKYPDMDSLSRLFLRDFYREHNIELSKLMNRLGQPLPTWLREELQNSSWS; encoded by the exons ATGATTCAGCTGTGGAAAGTGGTGCGGCACGTGCGACAGCTGGAGCTCCACAGATTGATCCTGCTGCTCATTGCCTTCAGCCTGATCTCCATGTGCATCCTGGCTTATTACGTCACTAACAGTCCCAAAATCAAGGAGCCGCCACCCCTGCCCTTCAGtgactgcagcagccagcaccgCATCTTGATCCCACCGCAGGCCAGCTGGAGGCTCACGAAATCCGTGGACACCTCGCGCACAGATCCTGTGGTGCTCGTCTTTGTGGAAAGCATTTActcccagctggggcaggaaaTAGTGGCCATCCTGGAATCCAGCCGGTTTAAATACAGGACAGAGATCGCCCCTGGCAAAGGGGATATGCCCACCCTGACAGACAAAGACAGAGGACGCTATGCTCTAATTATCTATGAGAACATCCTTAAATATGTGAATCTAGATGCTTGGAACCGAGAGCTGCTAGACAAATACTGTGTAGAGTATGGAGTGGGGATTATAGGCTTTTTCAAAGCTAATGAGAACAGCCTGCTCAGTGCACAGCTCAAGGGTTTCCCCCTTTTCCTACATTCCAACCTGGGCCTGCGGGACTATCACATCAATCCTAGTGCTCCCCTGCTCTATGTCACCCGGGCTAATGAGGTGGAGCAGGGTCCTCTGCCTGGTGATGACTGGACTGTGTTTCAGTCAAACCACAGCACCTATGAGCCAGTGCTGTTGGCCAGCACGAAATCCTCGGAGTCCATTCCTCACCTGGCCACTCATAAAGCATTGCATGCCACAGTGATGCAGGACCTGGGTCTGCATGATGGTATCCAGCGGGTTCTCTTCGGCAATAACCTCAATTTTTGGCTGCACAAACTCATTTTCGTGGATGCCATTGCCTACTTGACTGGCAAACGCCTCTGTCTCACGCTTGATCGCTATATCCTTGTTGACATCGATGATATATTTGTGGGAAAGGAGGGCACTCGCATGAAGGTGTCTGATGTAGAG GCTTTACTGAGCACCCAGAACAAGCTGAGAACTTTAGTCCCAAATTTCACCTTTAACCTGGGCTTCTCAGGGAAATTCTACCACACAG gTACAGATGAGGAAGATGAAGGGGATGACATGCTGCTCAAGCACAGGAAGGAGTTCTGGTGGTTCCCTCACATGTGGAGTCACATGCAGCCTCATCTTTTCCACAATGTCACTGTGCTGGCTGAGCAGATGAAGCTCAACAAGCAGTTTGCTGTG GAGCATGGGATTCCCACAGACTTGGGCTATGCTGTAGCCCCCCATCATTCTGGGGTTTATCCTGTCCACACACAACTCTATGAGGCATGGAAATCTGTTTGGAGCATCCAAGTAACGAGCACAGAGGAATACCCACACCTACGGCCTGCCCGCTACCGGCGTGGATTCATCCATAATGGAATCATg GTTCTGCCTCGACAGACCTGTGGTCTTTTTACTCACACTATCTTCTATAATGAATATCCTGGTGGCTCAAAGGAGTTGGACAAGAGCATTCGAGGTGGTGAGCTCTTCCTGACAGTGCTTCTGAACCCA atcAGCATCTTCATGACCCACCTGTCCAACTATGGGAATGACCGTCTGGGACTGTACACTTTTGAGAGCCTGGTCAAGTTTGTGCAGTGCTGGACCAACCTTCGCCTGCAAACATTGCCTCCAGTCCAACTTGCAAAAAAGTACTTTGAAATCTTCCCGCAGGAGAAGAATCCCTTGTGGCAG AATCCCTGTGATGATAAAAGGCACAAGGATATCTGGTCCAAAGAGAAAACATGTGATCGACTCCCCAAGTTCCTCATCGTGGGACCTCAGAAAACTG GCACAACAGCTGTGCACTTCTTCTTGACCATGCATCCAGCTGTCACCAGTAACTTCCCAAGTCCATCCACATTTGAGGAGATCCAGTTTTTTAATGGCCCCAACTATCACAAAGGAATTGATTG GTACATGGAATTCTTTCCCATTCCTTCCAATGCCAGCACAGACTTCATGTTTGAGAAGAGTGCCAATTACTTTGACACAGAGGTGGTACCAAAACGtggtgcagccctgctgcctcgAGCCAAAATCATTACTGTTCTGATCAACCCTGCTGACCGAGCCTATTCATGGTATCAG CACCAGCGTGCTCACAATGATCCTGTGGCACTCAATTACACCTTCTACCAAGTGATCTCTGCAAAAGCCCAGGCCCCTCAGGAACTGCGCAACCTGCAGAGCCGATGCCTGTTCCCTGGCTGGTATTCCACCCACCTGGAGCGCTGGCTGACCTACTATCCCTCTGGGCAG cttctcattGTGGATGGTCAGGAGCTGAGACACAACCCTGCCTCTGTAATGGACAACATCCAGAAGTTCTTGGGAGTTTCGCCGCTCTTCAACTACACCCAGGCCCTCAG ATTTGATGAAGCAAAAGGATTCTGGTGCCAGCTGCTAGATGGAGGAAAGACTAAATGCTTAGGAAAGAGTAAAGGAAGGAAATACCCTGATATGGATTCCTTG TCACGGCTCTTTCTAAGAGACTTCTACCGGGAGCACAACATTGAATTATCCAAGCTGATGAACAGActtgggcagccccttccaacctggctCCGAGAGGAACTGCAAAactccagctggagctga